A genomic stretch from Setaria viridis chromosome 1, Setaria_viridis_v4.0, whole genome shotgun sequence includes:
- the LOC117864246 gene encoding plasmodesmata-located protein 8 yields the protein MHLQISCLAAVLLVHVGGAPAANAAPGTFVYAGCSPSRYEPNTAFESNLNSLLASMSSAASSGATYSSFTSGAAGEEAVAAAADGAGPAPASAAYGLYQCRGDLRPGECVSCVRDTVARVGSVCANARAASLQSDGCFVRYGARGLVGREAADASVAYRRCSAGTSGDAGFLSARGAVLAELQQGVGTTTASGGYKVSASGPVHGVAQCVGGVPASDCAACVSQAVAQLAGTCGAALAADLYLVQCSVRYWANSNYYRSSQDNSGDDFGRTLAIIIGIMAGLALLVVFISFLREACN from the exons ATGCACCTGCAGATCAGCTGCCTCGCGGCAGTCCTCCTCGTCCATGTCGGCGGTGCCCCGGCGGCCAACGCGGCGCCGGGCACGTTCGTCTACGCCGGGTGCTCGCCGTccaggtacgagcccaacaccGCCTTCGAGAGCAACCTCAACTCCCTCCTCGCCTCCATGTCTTCCGCCGCGTCCTCCGGCGCCACCTACAGCAGCTTCACCTctggcgccgccggggaggaggcggtggccgccgcggccgatggcgcgggcccggcgccggcgtcggccgccTACGGCCTGTACCAGTGCCGCGGCGACCTGCGCCCCGGCGAGTGCGTGTCCTGCGTGCGCGACACGGTGGCTCGGGTCGGCTCCGTGTGCGCCAacgcgcgcgcggcgtcgcTGCAGTCGGACGGGTGCTTCGTGCGGTACGGCGCCCGCGGCCTCGTCGGCCGCGAAGCCGCCGACGCCTCCGTGGCGTACCGCCGGTGCAGCGCCGGGACGAGCGGCGACGCCGGGTTCCTGAGCGCCCGCGGCGCCGTCCTGGCGGAGCTGCAGCAGGGCGTGGGGACCACCACCGCGTCGGGCGGGTACAAGGTGAGCGCCTCGGGCCCCGTGCACGGCGTCGCGCAGTGCGTCGGCGGCGTCCCGGCGAGCGACTGCGCCGCGTGCGTGTCGCAGGCGGTGGCGCAGCTCGCGGGCACGTgcggcgccgcgctcgccgccgactTGTACCTGGTGCAGTGCTCCGTGAGGTACTGGGCGAACAGCAACTACTACCGATCGTCGCAAG ATAATTCGGGAGATGACTTTGGGAGGACCTTGGCAATAATAATCGGTATCATGGCCGGGCTAGCACTCCTCGTGGTGTTCATCTCCTTCCTTAGAGAAGCTTGTAATTAA